The following proteins are co-located in the Trichormus variabilis 0441 genome:
- a CDS encoding class I SAM-dependent methyltransferase: MSQKSSQSHLSTSQNPYIDNINRSDKWQQRVAQVAYRFNQQYQNQTLELPAEVQEMPIYREWVSGILAGKIASPFWEIAQPQKNQHCLDIGCGVSFLIYPWRDWQAFFYGQEVSNVARDTLNSRGSQLNSKLFKGVELGAAHQLKYTSAYFDLAIATGFSCYFPLEYWTSVLQAVKRVLKPGGHFVFDILNAAHPQAEDWAVLETYLGAEVFLEPVAEWEKIINAAGAKVVGRQPGEFFDLYKLRF, from the coding sequence ATGTCTCAAAAGTCGTCTCAAAGCCATCTGTCTACTTCACAAAATCCTTACATAGACAACATCAATCGTTCAGATAAATGGCAACAAAGGGTAGCCCAGGTAGCATATCGCTTTAACCAACAGTATCAAAATCAAACTTTGGAACTACCAGCAGAAGTTCAGGAAATGCCGATTTATCGAGAATGGGTTTCTGGCATATTGGCAGGAAAGATTGCTTCTCCTTTCTGGGAAATTGCCCAACCCCAAAAAAATCAACACTGTTTGGATATTGGTTGTGGAGTCAGTTTTTTGATTTATCCTTGGCGAGATTGGCAAGCATTTTTTTATGGGCAAGAAGTGAGTAATGTAGCGCGAGATACCCTTAATTCTCGTGGTTCTCAGTTGAATTCCAAGTTATTCAAAGGAGTGGAATTAGGGGCAGCCCATCAGCTAAAATACACATCGGCTTATTTTGATCTAGCGATCGCCACAGGATTCAGTTGCTATTTTCCCCTGGAATATTGGACATCTGTGTTACAAGCCGTGAAGCGTGTACTCAAACCAGGTGGACATTTTGTTTTTGATATCCTCAACGCCGCACACCCCCAAGCTGAAGATTGGGCAGTGTTAGAAACTTACCTGGGTGCGGAGGTGTTTCTAGAACCTGTAGCCGAGTGGGAAAAAATAATTAACGCGGCTGGTGCTAAAGTAGTTGGACGACAACCAGGGGAGTTCTTTGATTTGTACAAGCTACGGTTTTAA
- a CDS encoding HlyD family efflux transporter periplasmic adaptor subunit — protein sequence MPNPSVNSSSVLVQPQTAQVQRGQDGHDLIDYRTQALTQTNDWFYGTEELLDALPQRWTRSMLYLLISFTIVVLPWAMFTKVDETGSARGRLEPQGATQKLGVAVTSSVKAVNVAEGATVKAGQVLLELESDVLQSQVEQAQTRLEELINRQGQQELLKNQLMLTINIQQQQNQAQELEKMAQVHQAQQNLDARQSTYNLQKLEKLALVEQARQDINTSQLARNLGNSRLQRDIKEVVRYRRLLRQGAIAQIKVVELEKIAEDSQRSLLQANSDFTQAQLRLQEKESHYQTTVSQTLADIEQAKLRLQEQQSSYQSLVQTGKLALLRSQEQLKDLQNQLTTLQSEIIQTKSQINAFKIQIQQRVVRSPVDGTIFDLPIDKPGPVVEAGQIVAQIAPKNAAIILRSSMPSQHSGFLKVGMPVKIKFDAYPFQDYGVLPGRVSWISPDSKIQTTSQGNVEVYEMDITLDHPYIQAGNKRIILTPGQSATAEVIIRQRRVIDFILDPFKKLQKGGLEL from the coding sequence ATGCCAAACCCATCTGTTAATTCATCATCTGTACTTGTGCAACCACAGACGGCTCAGGTGCAACGCGGTCAAGATGGTCATGATTTAATTGATTATCGGACACAGGCACTAACGCAGACAAATGATTGGTTTTACGGCACAGAAGAACTACTAGATGCGTTACCGCAGCGCTGGACGCGCTCGATGTTGTATTTGCTCATCAGCTTTACAATCGTTGTTTTGCCTTGGGCGATGTTTACTAAGGTTGATGAAACGGGAAGTGCTAGAGGGCGTTTAGAACCCCAAGGTGCAACTCAAAAATTAGGTGTTGCTGTTACTAGTAGTGTCAAGGCTGTCAATGTGGCAGAAGGGGCGACTGTTAAGGCGGGACAAGTGCTATTGGAATTAGAGTCTGATGTGTTGCAATCCCAGGTGGAACAAGCACAGACAAGGTTAGAAGAACTCATCAATCGTCAAGGACAGCAAGAGCTACTGAAAAACCAATTGATGTTAACAATTAACATCCAACAGCAGCAAAACCAAGCCCAAGAATTAGAAAAAATGGCGCAAGTCCATCAAGCGCAGCAAAACCTTGATGCTAGGCAGAGTACCTATAATTTACAGAAGTTAGAAAAGTTGGCGCTGGTTGAACAGGCTAGACAGGATATCAATACTAGTCAGTTAGCACGAAATTTAGGCAATAGCCGTTTGCAAAGAGATATTAAAGAAGTTGTTCGTTATCGCCGACTTTTAAGACAAGGTGCGATCGCTCAAATTAAAGTAGTAGAACTAGAAAAAATCGCGGAAGACAGTCAACGTTCCCTATTGCAAGCCAACTCCGATTTTACCCAAGCCCAGCTACGCCTACAAGAAAAAGAAAGCCATTATCAAACCACTGTCAGCCAAACCTTAGCTGACATTGAACAAGCAAAACTCCGCCTCCAAGAACAACAAAGCAGCTATCAAAGCCTTGTACAGACCGGTAAGCTAGCGCTGTTAAGGAGTCAGGAACAACTCAAAGACTTACAAAACCAACTAACTACCTTACAATCAGAAATCATCCAAACCAAGAGCCAGATTAACGCCTTCAAGATTCAGATTCAACAACGGGTAGTGCGATCACCTGTTGATGGTACGATTTTTGATCTACCAATCGATAAACCAGGCCCCGTAGTTGAAGCTGGACAGATAGTTGCTCAAATTGCTCCTAAGAATGCAGCAATCATTCTCAGAAGTTCTATGCCGAGTCAACACAGTGGTTTCTTGAAAGTGGGAATGCCAGTAAAAATCAAATTTGATGCCTATCCTTTCCAAGATTATGGAGTATTACCAGGACGTGTTAGCTGGATTTCTCCTGACTCGAAAATTCAAACTACTAGCCAGGGCAATGTAGAAGTTTATGAAATGGATATAACTTTAGATCATCCTTATATTCAAGCTGGTAATAAACGTATTATCTTAACCCCTGGACAATCAGCCACCGCCGAAGTTATCATCCGCCAGCGTCGAGTTATAGACTTTATTTTAGACCCATTCAAGAAGCTACAAAAAGGTGGCTTAGAACTTTAG
- a CDS encoding helix-turn-helix domain-containing protein — MSHSFNQETVFAIYDNQESKFLTPFQRKALLKHLQNNLQPEYRRRIEIMLMADIGKSQAQICEILGCSQEMARYWIGLAEAGLAHKWNERPIGRPKIVNAQYLERLRELVSNSPRDYGYAFTHWTAQWLSKHLASELGIEISDRHINRLLKQMGLSTKRKSSQPKETNSLEDAAITIGDLKTTSEPSLNWSFNS, encoded by the coding sequence ATGTCACACAGTTTTAATCAAGAAACAGTTTTTGCTATTTATGACAACCAAGAGAGCAAGTTTTTAACACCTTTCCAACGGAAGGCTTTACTCAAACATTTACAAAACAATTTACAGCCAGAATATCGCCGACGGATCGAAATCATGTTAATGGCTGATATTGGTAAATCTCAAGCTCAAATATGCGAAATATTAGGTTGTTCCCAAGAAATGGCTCGTTATTGGATTGGTCTAGCCGAAGCTGGTTTAGCTCATAAATGGAATGAACGTCCCATAGGTAGACCGAAGATTGTGAATGCTCAATATCTGGAAAGATTAAGAGAGTTAGTAAGTAATAGCCCTCGTGATTATGGGTATGCTTTTACTCACTGGACGGCTCAATGGTTAAGCAAGCATTTAGCTTCAGAATTAGGGATTGAAATTAGCGATCGCCACATTAATCGCCTGCTTAAACAAATGGGACTTTCCACTAAACGCAAAAGTTCCCAGCCGAAAGAAACTAATTCTCTGGAGGATGCTGCAATTACAATTGGCGACTTAAAAACCACATCTGAACCTAGTCTTAATTGGTCTTTTAATTCGTGA
- the bioB gene encoding biotin synthase BioB, whose amino-acid sequence MSVGRIRYDWHTAEIRAVYDMPLLELIYQAASVHRQFHNPKQIQVCKLISIKTGGCPEDCSYCAQSSRYQTEVKPQALLDKQTVVEIAQNAKQKGVSRVCMGAAWREVRDNSQFDRVLEMVKDVTDMGLEVCCTLGMLTTDQAKKLETAGLYAYNHNLDTSSDYYSTIITTRTYSDRLNTIENVRQTNVTVCSGGILGLGESIDDRVAMLQTLATLNPHPESVPINILSQVEGTPLEDQPDVPVWDVVRMIATARIVMPTSDVRLSAGRARLSQVEQAFCFMAGANSIFSSDDNKMLTVTTPCPDYDADQEMLNLLGLEMRPPSQRPQPVVMGNS is encoded by the coding sequence ATGTCGGTGGGAAGAATACGCTACGATTGGCACACAGCAGAGATTCGCGCAGTATATGATATGCCATTGCTAGAGTTGATTTATCAAGCTGCTAGTGTACATCGGCAATTTCATAATCCTAAACAAATACAAGTATGTAAGTTGATATCGATTAAAACAGGCGGGTGTCCTGAAGATTGTAGTTACTGCGCCCAGTCTTCTCGTTATCAAACTGAAGTCAAACCCCAAGCACTCCTTGATAAGCAAACGGTTGTGGAAATTGCCCAAAATGCTAAACAAAAGGGTGTCAGCCGTGTTTGTATGGGTGCAGCTTGGCGGGAAGTGCGAGATAATTCTCAGTTTGACCGAGTGCTAGAAATGGTCAAAGATGTCACAGACATGGGTTTAGAAGTGTGCTGTACTCTGGGAATGCTGACAACTGACCAAGCCAAAAAGTTGGAGACAGCAGGATTGTACGCTTATAACCATAACTTGGATACATCCTCTGACTACTACAGCACTATTATTACCACGAGAACTTATAGCGATCGCCTAAACACCATCGAAAATGTGCGGCAGACTAATGTTACCGTATGTTCTGGCGGCATTCTCGGTTTAGGTGAAAGCATAGATGACCGTGTGGCAATGTTACAAACCTTAGCCACCCTCAATCCTCATCCAGAATCCGTACCAATTAATATTCTCTCCCAAGTAGAAGGTACACCTCTAGAAGATCAACCAGATGTACCTGTTTGGGATGTGGTGAGAATGATTGCGACTGCACGTATAGTTATGCCCACCTCAGATGTGCGTTTAAGTGCTGGTAGGGCGAGACTTTCTCAAGTGGAACAAGCCTTTTGTTTTATGGCAGGAGCAAATTCCATCTTTTCCAGCGACGATAATAAAATGCTGACGGTGACAACACCCTGTCCAGATTACGATGCTGACCAGGAAATGCTCAACCTACTTGGCTTAGAAATGCGTCCCCCGTCCCAAAGACCACAACCTGTAGTCATGGGTAATTCATAA
- the aroB gene encoding 3-dehydroquinate synthase, whose product MTSVINVNLPTQSYEIAIAPASLDQIGQSLAGLKLGKKVLLVSNPTIFKHFGKVAVDSLEAAGFQVASYCLPAGERYKTLNSIQKLYDIALENRLERSSTMVALGGGVIGDMTGFAAATWLRGINVVQVPTTLLAMVDSAIGGKTGVNHPHGKNLIGAFHQPRFVLIDPQVLKTLPVREFRAGMAEVIKYGVIWDAELFNQLEQSKRLDQLRYIKPELMDAILTRSCQAKADVVGKDEKEGGLRAILNYGHTVGHAVESLTNYRLLKHGEAVGIGMVAAGQIAVNLGLWQQADADRQNALIEKAGLPTKLPAGLDIEGIIEALQLDKKVKDGKVRFVLPTQIGVVTVTDEVTSDHIRQVLQQM is encoded by the coding sequence ATGACTTCTGTAATTAATGTGAATCTACCAACGCAGTCTTATGAGATTGCGATCGCACCTGCAAGTTTAGATCAGATTGGTCAAAGCTTGGCTGGGTTAAAACTGGGCAAGAAAGTATTACTGGTTTCTAATCCCACGATTTTTAAGCATTTTGGCAAAGTTGCGGTTGATTCCTTAGAAGCTGCTGGATTTCAAGTAGCAAGTTATTGCTTACCAGCAGGGGAACGCTACAAAACCCTTAATTCTATTCAAAAACTCTACGATATAGCCCTAGAAAATCGCCTAGAACGATCCTCAACAATGGTGGCTTTGGGGGGAGGGGTAATTGGTGATATGACTGGCTTTGCCGCCGCTACTTGGCTACGGGGGATTAATGTAGTGCAAGTACCCACCACACTCTTAGCAATGGTAGATTCGGCTATTGGTGGTAAGACAGGTGTTAATCATCCCCACGGGAAAAACTTGATTGGTGCGTTCCATCAGCCGCGATTTGTGTTAATTGATCCCCAAGTACTAAAAACCTTGCCTGTACGAGAATTTCGCGCGGGAATGGCAGAGGTAATTAAGTATGGCGTGATTTGGGATGCAGAATTATTCAACCAGCTAGAACAAAGTAAACGTCTCGACCAACTGCGCTACATCAAGCCAGAATTGATGGATGCTATCTTAACTCGTTCATGTCAAGCCAAAGCTGATGTTGTCGGCAAAGATGAGAAGGAAGGTGGACTGCGTGCGATTTTGAATTACGGACACACCGTTGGTCACGCGGTGGAAAGCTTAACTAACTATCGGCTACTCAAACATGGTGAAGCAGTAGGTATCGGCATGGTAGCGGCTGGGCAAATTGCTGTAAATTTAGGACTGTGGCAACAAGCAGATGCAGACCGTCAAAATGCCTTAATTGAAAAGGCGGGTTTACCGACAAAGTTACCAGCCGGATTAGATATTGAAGGGATTATTGAGGCATTGCAATTAGATAAAAAAGTCAAAGATGGTAAAGTACGGTTTGTTTTACCAACTCAAATTGGTGTAGTGACAGTTACTGACGAGGTGACATCAGATCACATTCGGCAAGTTTTACAGCAGATGTAA
- a CDS encoding Uma2 family endonuclease, translating to MTKTDLSLTLAVNIPPTLTLTVSHEQFVQLALANRDLQLERTATGELIVMPPTGSDTGYKNSDINAQLWLWNRQAKLGVVFDSSSGFHLPNGSDRSPDASWIRQDRWDALSIEQQETFAPICPDFVLELRSKNDSIEKLRAKLREYIDNGARLGWLIDRKNRQVEVYRPGQGVEILNHPVNLSGENVLPGFVLDLTEVWK from the coding sequence ATGACAAAAACTGACTTATCCCTGACTCTTGCTGTCAATATTCCACCTACACTAACGCTGACAGTCTCCCACGAACAATTTGTTCAATTAGCACTGGCTAACAGAGATTTACAATTAGAACGAACTGCTACGGGTGAGTTAATTGTTATGCCTCCAACTGGGAGTGATACAGGGTATAAAAATTCAGATATTAACGCCCAACTGTGGTTATGGAACCGTCAGGCTAAGTTAGGAGTGGTTTTTGACTCTTCAAGCGGTTTTCATCTTCCCAATGGTAGCGATCGCTCTCCTGATGCGTCCTGGATACGTCAAGACCGATGGGATGCCCTCAGTATAGAACAACAAGAGACTTTTGCCCCCATATGTCCTGATTTTGTCCTGGAACTGCGTTCTAAAAATGACTCTATAGAAAAGTTACGCGCCAAGTTGAGGGAATACATCGACAATGGCGCTCGTTTAGGTTGGTTAATTGACCGCAAAAATCGACAAGTAGAAGTTTATCGCCCAGGTCAAGGTGTGGAAATCCTTAATCATCCTGTCAACTTGTCAGGGGAAAATGTCTTACCAGGGTTTGTGTTGGACTTAACTGAAGTTTGGAAATAA
- a CDS encoding ABC transporter transmembrane domain-containing protein has protein sequence MPSGFSRQYLAEQLTHILGESLSGRELEKCIQSLEIIEPPIAKQFWQAATASAGIYIVLGGKVRLLDSAHNLITTLSTGASFGELTLFPDADFIPYVARASVNLKVGYLPQGILQELMGETSSVGDRLKKHAETWDLLVLCCQNSLLPQNPSVEEIIKALALFERHTLDIGSLPSQIFPDTKLWILRRGELENNNGRTFQPGTISQYSKQIKWQVTQSAIVYILKHGNWQVAQEYWPELGTGDWGLGTGENGSQSPLPSIRPPVVREPEPQPQPKQRRAYFPSPRIQVGHWWGRLIKRYPIFEQQSAADCGAACLVMISRYWGKRLSVNRLRDLTNVNRSGASLKGLTAAAETIGFTTRPVKASFDKLAQQPLPAIAHWEGKHYIVVYEINKKQVIVGDPAIGQRNLSIGEFKAGWTGYALLLQPTTDLKENEEANTSFWQLFELVKPHTRVLVEVFSASVLIQVFGLITPLFTQLLLDRVIVQGSTLTLNAVGLGLVIFGLFRVALSGLRQYLLDHTANRISISLLVGFIKHTFRLPLSFFESRYVGDIVSRVQENQKIQRFLTGEALSIILDLLTVFIYVALMFWYSSAMALMSLAIVPPFMLLAIIATPFLRRISREVFSATANENSYLIQSLSGIRSIRSMAIEQTVRWHWEELLNNVIRKTFSGQIISNKLQIFSSALETLVTTILLWFGAWLVIQNQLTIGQLVAFNMLLGNIIRPFQRLVVLWNQLQEVVISTERINDVLEAEPEEDLQHQHRQFISNLLGHIRFENVTFRYHPESDRNILENLSFEIKPEQTVAVVGRSGSGKTTLFKLILGLYPPTDGKVLIDAQDVTNIALRSLRSQIGVVDQDTFLFGGTIRENISIAHPEASLEEIIAVARLAGADDFIQQMPAGYETQIGEGGGMLSGGQRQRLAIARALLGNPRLLLLDEATSHLDAESERIIQNNLKTILKGRTSVIIAHRLSTVRHADLILVLDRGLLVESGNHDQLIARRGHYFYLNQQQLSNE, from the coding sequence ATGCCATCAGGGTTTTCCCGGCAATATTTAGCGGAACAACTCACCCATATACTGGGTGAGTCTTTGTCAGGACGGGAGTTAGAAAAGTGCATCCAAAGTTTAGAAATTATTGAACCACCAATCGCCAAACAATTTTGGCAAGCAGCTACAGCATCGGCCGGGATTTATATTGTTCTTGGGGGTAAGGTGAGGCTGCTAGATAGCGCTCACAACTTAATTACTACCCTCTCGACTGGTGCATCATTTGGGGAATTAACTCTGTTTCCTGACGCAGACTTTATTCCTTATGTCGCTAGAGCTTCGGTGAACTTGAAAGTGGGTTACCTTCCCCAAGGGATTTTACAAGAGTTGATGGGCGAAACTTCCAGTGTTGGCGATCGCCTGAAAAAACACGCCGAAACTTGGGATTTGTTGGTGTTGTGTTGTCAAAACTCTTTGTTACCGCAAAATCCCTCGGTGGAGGAGATAATCAAAGCCTTAGCTTTATTTGAGCGCCATACTTTAGATATTGGCTCCCTACCATCACAGATATTTCCAGATACCAAGTTGTGGATACTGCGTCGCGGAGAATTGGAGAATAATAACGGACGCACATTCCAACCCGGAACCATCTCCCAATATTCAAAGCAAATAAAGTGGCAAGTAACACAATCAGCAATTGTTTACATTCTCAAGCATGGGAATTGGCAAGTGGCGCAGGAGTATTGGCCGGAGTTGGGGACTGGGGACTGGGGACTGGGGACTGGGGAAAATGGTTCTCAGTCGCCTTTACCTAGTATTCGTCCTCCGGTGGTGAGGGAGCCGGAACCGCAGCCACAACCAAAACAACGCCGGGCTTATTTCCCTAGTCCTCGTATTCAGGTTGGTCATTGGTGGGGACGGCTGATTAAGCGCTATCCCATATTTGAACAACAAAGTGCGGCTGATTGTGGTGCGGCTTGTTTGGTGATGATTAGCCGCTATTGGGGTAAGCGTTTGAGTGTGAACCGACTGCGGGATTTAACTAATGTTAATCGCAGTGGTGCATCCTTGAAGGGTTTAACAGCAGCAGCCGAAACTATTGGTTTTACTACCCGTCCGGTAAAAGCTAGTTTTGATAAATTAGCACAACAACCCCTACCAGCGATCGCTCATTGGGAGGGTAAACACTATATTGTAGTTTATGAGATTAACAAAAAACAGGTAATTGTCGGTGATCCGGCGATCGGACAACGTAACCTCAGTATTGGGGAATTTAAAGCGGGTTGGACTGGTTACGCCTTGTTGTTGCAACCGACAACCGACCTCAAAGAAAATGAAGAGGCAAATACATCTTTCTGGCAACTATTTGAGTTAGTCAAACCCCACACACGAGTATTAGTAGAGGTATTCAGCGCTTCAGTATTGATTCAGGTGTTTGGATTAATTACACCTTTATTTACTCAGTTGTTGTTAGATAGGGTGATTGTCCAAGGCAGCACCTTGACCTTAAATGCAGTGGGTTTGGGGTTGGTGATATTTGGCTTATTCCGTGTTGCACTGAGTGGACTAAGACAATATTTGTTAGACCATACAGCCAATCGTATCAGCATATCCTTACTGGTAGGTTTTATTAAACATACCTTTCGTTTACCTTTATCATTTTTTGAGTCGCGCTACGTCGGGGATATTGTTTCTCGCGTCCAAGAAAACCAAAAAATTCAACGCTTTTTAACTGGGGAAGCATTGTCAATCATTTTAGATTTGTTGACAGTGTTTATCTATGTAGCTTTGATGTTTTGGTATAGTTCAGCAATGGCATTGATGAGTTTAGCGATTGTACCGCCTTTTATGTTATTGGCAATCATCGCTACACCCTTTTTACGCCGCATTAGTCGAGAGGTTTTTAGTGCTACAGCAAACGAGAATAGTTATCTGATTCAATCCCTTTCTGGTATTCGCTCAATTCGCTCAATGGCAATCGAACAGACGGTGCGGTGGCATTGGGAAGAACTGCTGAATAATGTCATTAGAAAAACCTTCAGTGGGCAGATAATTAGTAACAAGCTACAAATTTTCAGTTCTGCCCTGGAAACTTTGGTAACTACGATTTTACTTTGGTTTGGAGCATGGTTAGTAATCCAAAACCAACTAACTATCGGGCAATTAGTCGCCTTTAATATGTTGTTGGGTAATATTATCCGTCCATTTCAAAGGCTGGTAGTACTGTGGAATCAATTGCAAGAAGTGGTGATTTCTACAGAACGAATTAATGATGTTTTAGAGGCAGAACCAGAGGAAGATTTACAACACCAACATCGGCAATTTATCAGCAATTTACTGGGTCATATCCGCTTTGAAAATGTGACATTTCGCTATCATCCCGAAAGCGATCGCAATATTTTAGAAAACCTCAGCTTTGAAATCAAGCCAGAGCAAACCGTGGCTGTGGTAGGGCGGAGTGGTTCCGGCAAAACTACTTTATTTAAACTGATTTTGGGTCTATACCCTCCGACAGATGGAAAAGTTCTCATTGATGCCCAAGATGTAACTAATATAGCTTTGCGATCGCTCCGTTCACAAATCGGCGTTGTAGACCAAGATACATTTTTATTTGGCGGCACAATCCGCGAAAATATCAGCATTGCTCACCCAGAGGCTTCCTTAGAAGAAATTATTGCCGTTGCCCGCTTAGCAGGTGCGGACGACTTTATCCAACAAATGCCAGCAGGTTATGAAACCCAAATTGGTGAAGGTGGGGGGATGTTGTCTGGTGGACAAAGACAACGTTTAGCGATCGCCCGTGCTTTGTTAGGAAACCCCCGCCTATTGTTGTTAGATGAAGCTACAAGCCATCTTGATGCTGAATCAGAACGCATTATTCAAAACAACCTCAAAACCATTCTCAAAGGGCGCACAAGTGTCATTATTGCTCACCGCCTGTCCACCGTGCGCCACGCAGACTTAATTCTGGTATTAGATCGCGGCTTATTAGTCGAAAGCGGTAATCACGATCAATTAATTGCCAGAAGAGGGCATTATTTTTATCTCAATCAACAGCAGTTGAGTAATGAGTAA
- a CDS encoding HetP family heterocyst commitment protein: MTQEYFRHHQLCDCTILTEEWEAILQAISVGKYSWACVLMLHTAGYNPLTYIPYRTYIRLIKNNSIPNTIKTRKLHNMGVKFVAIKTEVIELD, encoded by the coding sequence ATGACTCAAGAATATTTCCGGCATCATCAACTTTGTGACTGTACAATTCTCACCGAAGAATGGGAGGCTATTCTGCAAGCTATATCGGTCGGTAAGTATTCTTGGGCTTGTGTTTTAATGCTCCATACTGCTGGATACAATCCTCTTACATATATACCATATCGTACATATATTCGCCTAATTAAAAATAATAGTATACCCAATACAATTAAAACTCGTAAACTTCATAATATGGGCGTAAAGTTTGTAGCTATTAAAACAGAAGTCATAGAGTTAGATTAA
- a CDS encoding peptidylprolyl isomerase codes for MENFLKLSIEDIITHLKVSFQMPSILEAIATQRIIAETAEQLGIQLSVEELQQSADSMRFANRLLKADDTWNWLQKHYLTIDDFEEVAKSNLLHMKLAEHLFADKVEPFFYAHKIDYTGAATYEVILDDEDLALELFYALQEGEISFQEIARQYIQNPEIRRAGGYQGIRYRSEFRPEIAAAVFAATPPQVLKPIITPKGVHIIAVEEIITPELDESRRIQILKDFFTHWLQQQITNLEIVAELSQNSQSSSSSELPKPA; via the coding sequence ATGGAAAATTTTTTAAAATTGTCTATTGAGGACATTATTACTCATCTTAAAGTCTCTTTTCAAATGCCTAGTATACTAGAAGCGATCGCTACCCAGAGAATTATTGCTGAGACTGCGGAACAACTAGGCATTCAATTAAGTGTAGAAGAACTACAACAATCTGCCGATAGTATGCGTTTTGCTAACCGCTTGCTAAAAGCGGATGATACTTGGAATTGGCTACAAAAACACTATCTAACCATAGATGATTTTGAAGAAGTAGCCAAATCAAACTTATTACATATGAAATTGGCTGAACATTTATTCGCTGACAAAGTTGAACCTTTTTTTTATGCTCATAAAATCGATTATACTGGAGCTGCAACCTATGAAGTAATTCTAGATGATGAAGACTTAGCCTTAGAGTTATTTTATGCTTTGCAAGAAGGTGAAATTAGTTTTCAGGAAATAGCCCGCCAATATATTCAAAATCCTGAAATCCGCCGTGCTGGAGGTTATCAAGGGATTCGCTATCGTTCGGAGTTTCGCCCAGAAATAGCTGCGGCCGTCTTTGCCGCTACGCCTCCCCAGGTTCTCAAACCAATAATTACACCCAAAGGTGTACATATAATTGCAGTGGAGGAAATCATTACACCAGAATTAGATGAATCACGCCGGATTCAAATACTAAAAGATTTCTTCACTCATTGGTTACAACAACAAATTACTAATTTGGAAATTGTCGCTGAACTTTCTCAAAATTCTCAATCTTCATCTTCCTCAGAATTACCAAAGCCAGCTTAG
- a CDS encoding peptidylprolyl isomerase has product MSDLTKVFIAPEEIVNFLKKNMQLKEVYQKILFQRLILQVAEAKGITVTTEEIESEANRQRREKRLEKAADTLAWLTDHLASPEDWEMGIRDRLLSQKLANFLFADKVEAFFLQNQLEFEQVSLYQIIVNSEKLAQEIYYQIEDEEISFYEAAYLYDVDAVRRQRCGYEGKVYRFSLPVNVATVIFRTSPKQLISPLQTDQGYHLFMVEEFIPAELTGERYQEILNNMFNQWLITELNKILNSSLENQLQEY; this is encoded by the coding sequence ATGAGTGATTTAACCAAAGTATTTATTGCACCTGAGGAAATTGTCAATTTTCTCAAAAAAAATATGCAGTTGAAAGAGGTATATCAAAAAATCTTATTTCAACGGTTGATTTTGCAGGTGGCTGAGGCTAAGGGAATCACGGTGACAACAGAAGAAATTGAGTCTGAGGCGAACCGCCAGCGTCGGGAAAAGCGTTTAGAGAAAGCCGCAGATACTCTGGCGTGGTTGACAGATCATTTAGCTTCCCCTGAGGATTGGGAAATGGGTATCCGCGATCGCTTATTATCTCAAAAGTTAGCTAATTTCTTATTTGCTGATAAAGTAGAAGCTTTTTTTCTTCAAAATCAACTGGAGTTTGAGCAAGTTAGTCTCTATCAAATTATTGTCAATTCGGAAAAACTTGCTCAAGAAATTTACTACCAAATTGAAGACGAGGAAATAAGTTTCTATGAGGCTGCATATTTATATGATGTTGATGCTGTTCGTAGGCAAAGATGCGGTTACGAAGGTAAGGTTTATCGATTCTCTCTCCCTGTAAATGTAGCCACAGTTATCTTTAGAACATCTCCTAAACAGTTAATAAGTCCCCTGCAAACTGACCAAGGTTATCACTTATTTATGGTAGAGGAATTTATTCCTGCTGAATTAACGGGGGAACGATATCAAGAAATTCTCAATAATATGTTTAACCAATGGTTGATTACTGAACTAAATAAGATTTTGAATTCATCCTTGGAAAATCAATTACAAGAATATTGA
- the petL gene encoding cytochrome b6-f complex subunit PetL encodes MLAIVAYIGFLALFTGIAAGLLFGLRSAKIL; translated from the coding sequence ATGTTGGCAATTGTAGCTTATATTGGCTTTTTGGCTTTGTTCACTGGCATAGCTGCTGGTCTGCTGTTTGGTTTACGCTCTGCGAAGATACTGTAG